TTTCTAacatcaaactaaaaaaaattatttaatttgaatttatagttATGAGGATATGCATTGATAGAGATAGATTTTTAGTATAAGTTTAGAATTGCACAATGCGAGTTGGATGTGTCATTTAGAGTAAAAATAAGGTGTGTTACGTCGTAAGAAGTATAATGTATGGTGGAGAAATGTGTGATACGAAACGATTAACGCATCCCAAATTGTTTATTTCGGGTCCCACTGGAAGTGACGACGCTTGCGCTAATGAGCAACAAACTGATTCTTGGTTTACAAGTTTTCTTAGACTATTCTGTAGACGAATGCGTAAAGAATGGCCTGCAAATATTGATAAGAGTCTTGTCAAGGAAacttctacattatttttatctGGGGTACGTTTAAAAATGTTGAGTATCATAGTGGAAATCAACtagttcttgtttaaaattttatcgcaTTTCCCGCCTCGCTTTACACGAAAAGTCTTTACGATCATTACATGTAACTTTATTGCTACATTTATGATATTTGCGGTATATGCACGATATTGGTATATGATCTTTTTAAAAcatggtaaatataatattttttaatttttaggcatGATATATTTTAGTTATCTATGAGCATACTGAACTCTAGAAtttataagcattaaaaaaatttattaggctttcgtaaaaatgatttgtttatagAATACAACGGGAATCATAAATTGTCTTATTTGctcataaaaaaatagtattttatttatttcgttaattTTGTTTTCGAGAAATCCTTTTATTTATAGCTTCCCAGACccctaaaattatatatttgtttggGGGTAATAATAATATTCGGTCTAGAAGAAAGTGGAATGTGTTGCCTAATTCAGCTGCCTATATAAAAACGGATGTAACAATGATTTTAAGTTCCTAATAAATAGTTAGAATATGTTCCTTTTCTATACTTACGctcagaaaatttttgatttgaatcaaaaaaattctttttttgataaagggtgaaataaatatttgatttatcgaaacaaatatttgtttgattaaaactcaactttttttattcaaacacacCATTGTTATTAAGTCGAACACATttcatttgaatcaaacaaattctagCTTTAATATGAggacaaataaatgtttaattcaaacgAACATTTTTCAGAGTGATAAGTCTTTAGAAAAATGGTCGAATGCTTTTCGATTGCTCAGTTCACTCAAAtgttgtagatttttagttttgtttaaaattattggtGTTTTTTGTGCTTATagtaaagttttttattaattttgtaggaTAAGGATTTAGTCTTAATGtcgccaaaaaattaaatattggcttTCCTTTCCTCATCTACACTTACGAAAACTCTACATGGTTTggatacttttttctttgttatgcgtttaaatttaataatgaaaaatattaaatacctaacaaaatatatttaacaaatatttacacTTCCAATTAAACTAAAATCCTCCTTTTCAGTCAGTAATCTGACTCTAGATAAGTGATTCATTACGACTATTATTGACAGAAtagaatttctcgaatttaaaagcactcgaaattttctcttttgtttcaattttcgtttgttttctaTATCCTCTAATTATGTTTGACATATTTTCTATAAGGTaaatgtacatttatttatataataatgaaaaacaaaatacgCCCAGAAAAAAGTGAAAGTGAAAGATAAGAAATAGGCGTCGTAAAAATATTGCTACtatattatttaatgatttttgttcagTCGTATGTCTTTTGcagaagaaaattattgttttttatttataaaatacataaattttcgttATAAAGACTTAATGTTTATTCTCTAcctaaaaatattatctattattaataataagttatcatttttgttttacaGATAGGACCTCAAGATGTTAATCCTAACTGGCTGAGCTCTAATATACCCGATACTGTTAGGGTACAGTTATAAAATATGTTACGTTTTCatggtttttaatttatattgatctatatatttatattgacCTATATAACAATATAAAGTTGTGATTAGAGTTTTTAAAGGCGTAAAAATGCCATTAATTAAAAAACCatgtaatttaaaagaaaatttaatatagaaaaaataataataaaggtaatgactttttgacaaaaattcataaaaataaatactattgaTTTTACAGGTTTTATTAGTATTCGGAAAGGAAGATCAGCAGTTAGAGGTTCTTGCTTCAGTAGCAAGAAAAATAAACTGGCATGTCTCGATTGCAAAAAATTTAGACACTGCAGTCCAGATGTTCCAAAATCAATTTCACGATTTAGTGATAATTGATCACAGAGGATTACATGGTCAAGAAACTTGCAGGTTtgcaaaattcttatttgaatgaaatgtatattttttaattaaacctttaATATACATATTATTCACGCCTAAGCTATACATAATCCTctcacattttaaaattattcttttttacaattacccacattattctacttttttcaaatagaatataaatttttttttatttttaatgtttattcagGGCCCTCAGGAGCACAAATTGCCATCCTAGTTCTGTTATCATAGCACTGGTAAAAAAGTCGTGAGTAAGATTAATTAATTGCAGAGTGTAAGAAATTGACTTGCACTTTCTGCATTGTGTGTACTTTCTGTATTGTGTGACTTGTAAATTTTGTGTAATTTGAATTTACCTCACAAATTACGGTCTTAAACAGTTGTAATACTGAATCTATTTTTACATTATTGCAACTTAAATTAGAAGATTATTCTGAATTAATTGCAGTTTGTATtaaatttgaacgaatttttctagatttttcaagattgcaGATGAGAAGGAAGGAATTTCTGCTGTACGTTTATTGGACGTTGGATTTACTAGAGTACGTGGACACTAGTATTTTTATGCTTAAATTTTCTTcttgctaaaaaaaatcaatatttaatttttttcaatatttgaatcttGCATATTAAAGTTCGTAATTGTTCTTAATCTAATAACAGAAAATAAGACTGCTTCAATGTTTTGCAATCCTGAAAGTACTTATAAATTAGGAATTTGGTTTATTAcacaataatagaaaaaagtattgcacaccatttttattcataaatagaAAAATCTGTTTATTTCAATCGTGAAATCTTCACAGTATTTATATGAATAACGCACTATTTTTGTATTCACaaatagaaaataagttttcatttcGATCTTGAAACCTGATCAGTATGTATTttagttttcagtttttaaatttaaaaatagacgtctttaattgaatattgaaatcTGCACATTATTTCTATTTGTTAatcaaaagtacatttttgtttaatcttgCACATtacttcttataaaaaaatttattttgaaacatctaCATCAAAAGTAAGGACTTCAtgcttttaaacaataaacaGAGTGCTTTAATGCAAGAGACTGTGCGAGAATAATATTGACACATGCGCACTTCGAAACACACTTATTTTACGCATCGACGCAATGGACGCGCATGCGCATTTCAGAAGTAATGAAACTTTTCACACTCCTTTAGAAACTTTGCACACTGCTTTAGAAACTCTTTAGAAacattaatcaattaaatatcagtgataaaaaataattcgttttgtttaattttaggcCCTTATGGAGTGCTCCCATAACAAGATATTAGTAAATGAACTCTTAGAAATATATACAAGTGCGATCAGGCCAAAAACTCAACTCGCCGCCGCGCATGCGCTCTACTTAGCAGTTGACAGATGTAGGGATATGGTTCATGTAACAAATGAGCAACATATCTTGCAGGtagttttttttctgattttcaaaaacaaattttaacttacaAATACATCGATCAATTAGGAGTTCAAtcaaatcattagattttataaatcatCAATAAATGCATACATTTTATGTTTCTAGTTTGCAAACAAAGTCAGTGAAAAATTACTGGGATACAAAATGGAAGAATTGGTTGGAACATGCCTAGCTGAGATTATAACGTGcgaacattttgttttaatggaTCAACAATTACAAAGGGGTCGTGAATTCGAAGGAAAcatgaattgtataagaaaaactAAGGACACGATTACCATAAATTGTAGGATAATACCATTCTGTGCATATGGAAGGTGAATAGAAATGTTTAGAACCACTTATATTTTCTTCATGAACTTAGCAAAACTTTTATGGTTTGTTTAATATCTATATCCCcactttatacatttttgtctaaattttattagtaataaaaaaaaacctattcaGAAGATCGACTctatacttttatatttatttactaatttataTACTACTTTTCCACCGTAAATATTCTTTCTCACTCTTCTAagaacatctttttaaaattttcaatacttataataatttcttatcagctactaccaaaataaaatttttgttctagAAAACCAACGCATTACATTTACGTGCACGACACAacatatttgttggaaaatttaggATTAGGACCTACACACATGGGATTTCATCAAAATCCTAGAGAAGAGAAATCCTTAAGAAGAGGCTCTTTTGATGTCAAATCTCTCGGAAGCGACAGTAAAAtatctttataaattaaatttttaattttttaaaataatttttaattttttttgtttgtgcatttttcgtttcctttttaaaatcactatctttttcatcaaaaaaataataattttttgcacattATGTATATTAGTGAAAGTAAAATAACTGAAGTGCACTTATCAAACTTGCATGCTTTAATATTTAACAGCACAGAGGCGAGGTAGTTTGGCAAAATTGAATTTAGAAGCACCAATCACAAAAGTCATGATTCTGCTAAACAATGCCATGTCAGAAGCAACGAATCCAGAAGTCGCTATGCAAATAGACAAAGTATGTAAAAATTCTaagcaaagtaaattttttaaattacaaaattcaagttccaataattttaataattttggtttaaaaaaagaatgtttatttttttcattgaacttaTTGAAGGCATTTTGCCAGTTTTTCTAAAAGctatttcatgattttaaattaccatgaatataattaacattttttttaatttaccaattttttctctttaataagAAGctgaatctgtaaataaaatatttagaaatttttttaatacttattttccaGATTTCTTTGAATAtgaagttaataataatattaaaaaccgtGACAGAGGGTGCGAATTGTACAACGACCTTAGCGCTCGGACTTAGGCTACCTGGTAGGCAAGAGAGGGGATAACACGTTGCTACAGAGTTGATTGGAAATGACATCagcttcaaaattatttgtccaaTTAACTCTCCCAGTGCCCACGCGTTATCCCTTCTCTTGCCAACTGGGCGGCCTGTATCAGAGCGCTAAGGTCATTGTGCAATCCACACGCTCAATTTTCGacgattattgcattttttttggtttaaggcaATTGAGACACTCAAAAGTACCGAATTATATGCACCAGTTATGAAGGAAGACACCAAAATAGTTCATGATCCTGTGACGTCAGACTTAATTGGAGCTTTGATTTCTGTACGAGTGATTATGTTCGTCATCAATTACTTATCTTTTTCCTAATTTCAGTCTTGTTTTCTCGGAgtaattccatttatttttaaaccttgaaatctAATCTTGTCTTTCATACTAAGGAACAGAAATGCCTACTGatgtttttattgttaaaaaaaaaaaaaaaaaaaactgctttacaaatatttttgattttaattttaaggcaCCTCAATATAAAGATTGTCGAAAATCATCGCATGATTCTACTGGCAGAATATCAACAGTCAAGCTTTTTTCTCATGGAAATATCAAGACGCAagccaaaactttacgggctcctcACGAAATAGACGAATTACTTGATATGTGTATGGATTGGGATTTCGATATTTTCAAATTGGAGGTTTTGTCTGGCATGAGGTTTGTGTAAACTTAAgaacaagaaataattaaatacatacattattaatttataatttaatgtttggcttttcatatttaaaaaaatctatgttttgaATAAGTTCCATggataaaattgatttcttttttcgTATAAAGATCACAAAATAATGcactatttaaaaactaataaaccagcatataatttaaaataacattttttgcaagttttatattttttttgtactaTCTGATTTCAGACCTTTGGTTTTCTTAGGATTAACAATTATGAATCAGTATCAGGTGGCCGCCGAGCTTGGTTGTGATGAAAGGACACTGCAAAATTGGTTAACGGTAATAGAAGCCAATTATAGGTCAGAAAATAGTTATCACAATTCTTCCCATGCAGCTGACGTATTACAGGCtatatcaaaatacatgaaatctgaaagattaaaaccaattttaaatcctttggatgAAGCAGCAGCTCTCCTGGCTGCTGCTGCTCATGATCTTGATCATCCCGGAAGATCAAGgtgatattcttttaattttttaataataaacgtttttctattttaaactttCGGTAGATTAATCAGAAAGAATTGctcaaataaatcaaaattttaaaaaaatatttggttggatgAAATTTCTTTTCTGGGTAGATTTTGGATGGGTGATTTGATCCTACTTGGAAAATGggagctttttttaattaatataaggtAAAAAAGGGGGACAAAACTCGATAATACTTTCTTTGTTTTGCACAGCCAGTTTCTTTGTAATTCGAATAATAAATTGGCGATTTTATACAACGATCTTACGGTTCTGGAATCCCATCATGCATCACTGACATTCAAATTGACATTGTCAgatgaaaatgttaatattttcaagGTAAGGTCGAATatgtaatttttcactttttctttaatagttttagtttaattttattgtttacgaAGTGTTTTCATCGAACTTTAGAATTTAGAGAGAGAAGATTACAAAATGTTGAGGCAAAATATTATAGATATGATTCTTGCGACTGAAATGACAAAACATTTTGAGCATCTAGCAAAATTCGTCAATGTCTGCAGCACTAGAGGAGATACACAGTCTGAGGTaccaaacaataaatttaaaatattgtttttttttatcatttatgaatTTGACGAgttttttaaatgagtttttaaggAGAGGTtgcagtaaattttttattgttaaatttagaagcttattaattattgtcttagataaataattaacaattgttttagATAGCGATAAGGACATTGGATAAAGCAGTATAAATGTGAAATTCGCTCTCCAAAGGCCGAAGCATATAACTCTTTTTgcactttttactgaaaatagatatgaattttttctgtgattactaaaataatgtttagatcgactattatttcaatgtttagtaagaaaaaaattcagaaaaattcagaatctgaattcCCATTAATACGCGAAATTTCATCCatcaaaaattctactaaatattagaaaaaaaaaaaaagcaaaatcgattcttttttaatcgacttagaagaatttaatgaaagtgtattgagaagatttaaaaagaaaaggaaagaaagaGAATAATGTCCCCGTCTCTTTGACGATGCAAAACAGTGTCAACGAAGATTACTTTTATAATTCtgtttagataaataaattttgtttaccaaaaaataataatattaaatgaatttattattatttgctaTATTAATAAACCTATAATTagcttaaacaatataaaatattataatcaaaattaCTCCACCGTTATGGCAggcaaaaaaatggaaatttccaaACTTTATATTCCACAAATCGAATAAAAACTATgcatgtgcacatattttgtaggcagattagaaggaattaaaataatcgaaattaaaGTCTGTAAGTatgaaattaaaacgaaaaaaaagtttaaatttccaaacttatgttGCACATGGAGGAATAGACACTATGcaagtgcacatattttgtggacagattggagggaattaaaaaaattcgaaaatgcagCATGTGTAAGtgtggaattaaaaataacccaCGAGAGGTGTTTCTACTGACCTgattaagagaaattaaaaaagtggaaaatatgttCACAAAACAAGTGTCAAtcgttaataaaatataaaataattggtttCAGAGATAATTCTACACTTTCCTTGGGCACTTCTCTCGAtggaaaataaacatattaaaaaaaaaattaaataatgctcactcttatgaaaatattaattttttcctattcTCTTCTTATTGGGTGGGCTACAATTTTCTTGGCACCGTCTCCTTAATTTtcgactttttcatttttttttttttaatcaataattaagcaaattagGTTCTCTCTGAAAAATCTTACttatctttcaaaaatttgtatttcagtgTTATTCAGACGTAGACATGTCTGTGCTCCTATTACCAGAAAATATCACCTTAGTAAAAAGGATGATGATCAAATGTGCAGATGTGTCAAATCCAACGCGACCCTTAAGAAGTTGTGTCGAATGGACGAGAAGAATTGCTGAAGAGTATTTCAATCAGGTAATTCTTCCACAACCTTGTGTTTTTACGAatgactgaatttaaaaaaaaaattactaacttCAGCAGTACTTATAATTTCTATTTATAGATTTAAAGAAGCTACATTATTTAATAATGAACTCTACAATTGAAACTTTTGGAAAAGTAACACTAATTATTACACAATATcattaaattttagacaaattaatATGCAACTTGTTTTAGACTGATGAAGAAAAGGTTAACAAATTGCCAGTAGTAATGCCCATGTTTGACAGACAAACCTGCTCTATTCCTAAATCCCAAATAGGCTTCATAGATTATATAATTACGGACCTGATTGAAGCATGGAGTGGTATGTTAATGCAAATTCGAAATAACTTTATCAACAATAatcatttcattaaataaaacaaCGTTGTTTACAGCATTCATCGATATGCCAGAAATGGTTGGACATATGAGGCAAAACTACGAAAGGTGGAAAGAATATCATgtaagtaatatttaaataaaaattcaggatTCAAAACTCGGACAATTTCTGTAATCTTCTTTCTCTTCTGAAATTTACATTCTTTAATACtagatttaaaccaaattttacagaTAATCGTTTTACATtcattactataaaaaaataaatagttaatttaaattaCAGGAACAAGGAATATCTTCTCTACGAGACGTGGAGCTGTTACAACAAACGCCGGAATTGGGGATTTATAAGTTACCTGGTTGTCAATAGGGATTCAGATTTAATTTTCTGTCCGTAAAACTGAGTTTTTAACTTTACTGTATAAACTACAGAAAAGCAACTATTTTAAAAGCAGTATAAATCAAATTCTCAcatgcaaatttttgttaaatatatattgtaaacAATACTTATCCAATTTCAACCTTCcttctaaaaatagtaaaaaagtaacacatggtaaaataaaaaacagtgataaattttcttaattctttttaaaaaggataaaaatcaaCTACAGAAATTCAATAATCCAGTGCGTCATCTGCATTTTACCTAAAAACCAAAGGAGGTGTGGAAATCATTATTTAGCAACACTTTTTTCACATGTGTaagagttttttatttgttttcaaatcttttctctTGCCAATCAAGGATATCAATAATCGaaggtaaatttcaaatttgaagatgAGTTACATATTCACGAAAGGGAATTTtcgctttttttttataatggagCTTTTTCTGACAACAAAGTGGATTTACAACTTGAATCTTAATCATTTTAAACcatgacaatatttttaatcaatacacGCACAggatttttattatgtttaatgACAATGTTGATGTAATTCAAGTGCTAATACCACATTAATTAGGCATCAATGTACAAAGATATTGAGAAGCGATGTTACtaagttacaaatatttttaagtcttgaGATAGTGCAAATATTCGCTACAAATTACATATGCACATCGAAGGTGTATAAAGTTACTATAGCCGTTTTATCCAGTACCAGTTAAGAAACATTCTAACCAGAAGAAATTCGATTTTGATGATCTTAATATCAAATTCTATAAATCTGCtagattttatcaattttaccaATGATGTTATCAGACACTTATGCCTACTTTTTTCTTAACACCTAGCATTGTACCTCTAAATAATGCCACACAATAgcacattaactttaaaaaatgtttgcgcctttattaatttcaaatcaggTATCTGTTCATCGAATATCTTACAAATTGGGAGTTATTAGTCCTATTCTAATTGCAAGCTAACCTACTAATAATAATTCTCGTTTCATTTGAATCAGGGCGTTGGTGGGTGGCAAAAaagacttacaaaaaaaaaaaactttacgtaGATAGAAGGGAATCTTGAGCACCTAAGACTAACATCCCGTAAGCTTAAGACCTACTTTTTTTGGGGGGCATTTTacccatttttcattttctttttacatttcaccttagattaattctttgaagtctttgtgatcttatataaattaaaaaggatACTGCTTCAAGGACCGGTTAAGATTTTGtagttttaagaaatatttttaagtggtGGTGCTGATAGCATTATCAAACCTCCGTGTTNNNNNNNNNNNNNNNNNNNNNNNNNNNNNNNNNNNNNNNNNNNNNNNNNNNNNNNNNNNNNNNNNNNNNNNNNNNNNNNNNNNNNNNNNNNNNNNNNNNNTATTTTCCATCTTGTCCTCCTTAAGTACATCGTCACGAGCATGAAGTTTAATTCGCGCCGCGCACGACTTTGGGAGTTCCTCGCAATGCAAAGTTTGATATTTGacgtaaaaagatatttttgggCAAGGAGTAAGCACAAAACTTTGCGTATCTACGGAGGCGTCTTACGCCTCCATTTCTCGCGACTATTTAAGCTCACGTGTGATATTTTAGTCAGTCGAGCTTTAACCAGAAGATCGTTAGCTTCTTCAGATTTATAAATTTGACGTCAACCTCTCCATGTACGTATGAGTGTATTTCCTTTGGATTATACCTGACAACAACTGTAAATACATTAATACATCTAACTTAGCCTATTTCACTCAAGATATGAATTATCTCCCTCTTATTTCATCCTttttctttccttctccattttgGGTACTCTTACCCTTTCATTCCAATCATTTGTGATCTTACATTTTGTTCTTAGCCCATCTTTTAATCATTACTATTGTACGCTTTAAGGATTATTATCGtattatttaatgtaattattGTAGGGGTTTTTTATTATGGTTATTATCATAATAGTAAGTGACGACTCTTCCCTAGTAAATCCTTTATACCCTAACACTCATAGAAGATAAAACGCGATCTAAGGAAATCAGGCACTACTACCACGATTGATTACTGAAGGGATGTTACTATAAGGGACTTCAATCTGcacaatcgattttttttctttcctgtaCCTTGTTGCTACTCTACGACTAAGGACTCACACCCTTGAGCTACCTTGATGTTCTTTTTTGATACCTTACAGTAATCAAACTTGAGAATCTCTCACAAAGTGAACTTCTTATCAAGCATGCTAATTTTCCGAAATCAGATATCATTATTACCCAAAGGGACTTGCAGTTTTCTCATTGTGCGGATTTCAAGCTAATTCGCGTGTTTGCTAAAGTTTAATCAACGACAGTATGCTTAAAGTATGATTAAACGCGATTAAGCATGATTATCATTCAACATGATATCACTAAATATGATTTGAGATGTATTTGGAACGAACCTACAGACATTGAATGCTAAAATTCGAGATCTTATTTCGTTAATTCGTTATTAGATGGAAGAACTTTTTTTATCTCGTGACAACCACATTCAAAAATATTAGAGAGTAATAGTTTGGATTAAAATACATAGCATATTCAAGAAAAAGTTAGCCACTTAGAACCTTTATTCCCTAAAACTTTACCTTCTTAAAATTTTACCGTAGTACGCGGATCCTACTGAGtttccttaaattcttaaaattatcatAATCTTTCAGTTGGTCTTCGAACCCTGACTACAATATCCTTATCACTATTAAACCATTGGAAAATACAactcattgttttttttctctCAGATGTCAAGAGTACCACTGATGTTTCGTGACTGGTGGGACGATTTTGACAGGCCCAGCAGATTGCTGGACCAGCATTTTGGCAGTGGCCT
This Belonocnema kinseyi isolate 2016_QV_RU_SX_M_011 chromosome 3, B_treatae_v1, whole genome shotgun sequence DNA region includes the following protein-coding sequences:
- the LOC117170102 gene encoding high affinity cAMP-specific and IBMX-insensitive 3',5'-cyclic phosphodiesterase 8 isoform X3, with translation MEADESESQMDNNGWNVSDSSAFDQFMSSGDDLDYPVIGPQDVNPNWLSSNIPDTVRVLLVFGKEDQQLEVLASVARKINWHVSIAKNLDTAVQMFQNQFHDLVIIDHRGLHGQETCRALRSTNCHPSSVIIALVKKSFFKIADEKEGISAVRLLDVGFTRALMECSHNKILVNELLEIYTSAIRPKTQLAAAHALYLAVDRCRDMVHVTNEQHILQFANKVSEKLLGYKMEELVGTCLAEIITCEHFVLMDQQLQRGREFEGNMNCIRKTKDTITINCRIIPFCAYGRKPTHYIYVHDTTYLLENLGLGPTHMGFHQNPREEKSLRRGSFDVKSLGSDTQRRGSLAKLNLEAPITKVMILLNNAMSEATNPEVAMQIDKAIETLKSTELYAPVMKEDTKIVHDPVTSDLIGALISAPQYKDCRKSSHDSTGRISTVKLFSHGNIKTQAKTLRAPHEIDELLDMCMDWDFDIFKLEVLSGMRPLVFLGLTIMNQYQVAAELGCDERTLQNWLTVIEANYRSENSYHNSSHAADVLQAISKYMKSERLKPILNPLDEAAALLAAAAHDLDHPGRSSQFLCNSNNKLAILYNDLTVLESHHASLTFKLTLSDENVNIFKNLEREDYKMLRQNIIDMILATEMTKHFEHLAKFVNVCSTRGDTQSECYSDVDMSVLLLPENITLVKRMMIKCADVSNPTRPLRSCVEWTRRIAEEYFNQTDEEKVNKLPVVMPMFDRQTCSIPKSQIGFIDYIITDLIEAWSAFIDMPEMVGHMRQNYERWKEYHEQGISSLRDVELLQQTPELGIYKLPGCQ